One segment of Primulina tabacum isolate GXHZ01 chromosome 6, ASM2559414v2, whole genome shotgun sequence DNA contains the following:
- the LOC142550131 gene encoding uncharacterized protein LOC142550131 translates to MIEGEEEKIDPTPIREENTAPIKGSRVKEVCRSGEVAVTEGGDEEIQRNLQQKLQDPREFIVPCAIGGQIVGKVICNSGARMNVMPSSLYKKLGLSRMKPTELILQLTDKLFKVPLGFLEDVEVQIDKLRLPVDFMVLDIENNQNFRVILGQPLFATVAAVIDVK, encoded by the exons ATGATAGAAGGAGAAGAGGAAAAGATTGATCCCACACCCATCCGAGAAGAAAATACAGCGCCAATCAAAGGCAGCCGAGTTAAGGAAG TCTGCAGATCAGGAGAAGTGGCAGTTACTGAAGGAGGTGATGAGGAAATACAAAGAAATCTTCAACAAAAGCTGCAAGACCCCAGGGAATTCATTGTACCATGTGCAATAGGGGGCCAAATAGTGGGAAAAGTTATTTGTAATTCAGGAGCGAGAATGAATGTAATGCCAAGTTCTCTTTACAAGaaacttggactgagcaggatgAAACCCACAGAACTAATATTGCAGCTGACAGATAAATTGTTCAAGGTACCGTTGGGTTTTTTGGAAGATGTTGAAGTTCAAATCGATAAACTGAGGCTTCCAGTAGATTTCATGGTGCTTGACATTGAGAACAATCAGAATTTTCGTGTCATTCTAGGACAACCATTATTTGCTACTGTTGCAGCCGTAATTGACGTGAAATGA